The Hyphomicrobium sp. MC1 genome window below encodes:
- a CDS encoding histidine kinase: MSKRIYLLTASACAISAAIALGGCSTASLPSVGSINPFGSGNTISEIDRAYLQAAGSWDQNHDSVVTCDEWKSYAEDLFNGADANHDDFLDATEWQNLTNVDKMFVTADLKYFDANGDGKVSRQEFVDKPNPAFVLMDKSGTCKLDANQIASARSKTEYDLSGTKPQNSDPREQGGQVGQAANGALPGQ; the protein is encoded by the coding sequence ATGTCGAAACGCATCTATCTGCTTACCGCATCCGCGTGCGCGATTTCAGCGGCGATCGCATTGGGCGGCTGTTCTACGGCCTCACTCCCGAGCGTCGGCTCGATCAACCCGTTCGGCAGCGGCAACACGATTTCCGAAATCGACCGCGCTTACCTTCAGGCGGCCGGAAGCTGGGACCAGAACCACGATAGCGTTGTCACCTGCGACGAGTGGAAGTCCTACGCCGAGGATCTATTCAACGGCGCCGACGCCAACCACGATGATTTTCTCGACGCCACCGAATGGCAGAACCTGACGAACGTCGACAAGATGTTCGTAACGGCCGACCTCAAATACTTCGACGCCAACGGCGACGGCAAAGTCTCGCGCCAGGAATTCGTCGACAAGCCGAACCCGGCTTTCGTCCTGATGGACAAGTCCGGAACCTGTAAGCTCGACGCCAACCAGATCGCCAGCGCCCGTTCGAAGACGGAGTACGATCTGTCTGGAACGAAGCCGCAAAACAGCGACCCGCGTGAGCAAGGCGGCCAGGTCGGTCAGGCAGCAAACGGCGCTCTTCCGGGACAATAA
- the argE gene encoding acetylornithine deacetylase: MSAAKGKSFTPVELLARLVAFDTTSSKNNLGLIAFVEDYLAGHGVASRRIVSDDGQKSSLYATIGPDDEGGVALSGHTDVVPVDGQTWTSDPFTLRSEGGKLYGRGSADMKGFIASALAAVPSYKARKLKKPIHLAFSYDEEIGCIGVRPMIAELGKDLPKPRMVIVGEPTSMQVVDAHKGPVRWQVDVKGRAAHSSMAHLGVNAVTYATRLIGELERMEQELKQRVIDIRFEPPYSTLQVTKIDGGTATNIVPIGCTFVFDIRALPGLDPDEIETRLRRFAEKRCLPEMHEIAPEADIRIERVNAVPPFGAERKSEVVALALKLTGQNETYGVSYGTEAGLFQEAGAPAVVCGPGDIAQAHTADEWIAESQIAKCMDFLDRLGDWAET, translated from the coding sequence ATGAGCGCAGCAAAAGGCAAAAGCTTCACACCCGTCGAATTGCTCGCGCGCCTCGTGGCCTTCGATACGACGAGTTCGAAGAACAATCTCGGGCTGATCGCTTTCGTCGAAGATTATCTAGCAGGCCACGGCGTCGCCTCGCGCCGCATCGTCAGCGACGACGGGCAGAAATCATCGCTCTACGCGACCATCGGACCGGACGACGAAGGCGGCGTTGCACTGTCGGGCCACACCGACGTCGTGCCGGTCGACGGCCAGACCTGGACCAGCGATCCGTTCACGCTGCGATCCGAAGGCGGCAAGCTCTACGGCCGCGGCTCCGCCGATATGAAGGGCTTTATCGCTTCCGCACTTGCCGCCGTTCCGAGCTACAAGGCGCGCAAGCTCAAAAAGCCGATCCACTTGGCGTTTTCTTACGACGAGGAAATCGGTTGCATCGGCGTCCGCCCGATGATCGCCGAACTCGGCAAGGATCTTCCCAAGCCTCGCATGGTCATCGTTGGCGAACCGACGAGCATGCAGGTCGTCGATGCGCACAAAGGGCCGGTGCGCTGGCAGGTCGATGTCAAAGGCCGCGCTGCGCATTCGAGCATGGCGCATCTCGGCGTCAATGCCGTCACCTACGCGACACGCCTCATCGGCGAGCTCGAGCGCATGGAGCAAGAGCTGAAGCAGCGCGTGATCGACATCCGCTTTGAGCCGCCCTATTCGACGCTTCAAGTCACCAAGATCGACGGCGGCACCGCAACGAATATCGTGCCGATCGGTTGCACGTTCGTTTTCGACATTCGTGCGCTGCCGGGCCTCGACCCGGACGAGATCGAAACGCGCCTGCGCCGTTTCGCGGAAAAGCGCTGTCTTCCGGAAATGCACGAAATCGCACCGGAAGCCGACATCCGTATCGAACGTGTCAACGCCGTTCCCCCGTTCGGCGCCGAGCGAAAATCCGAGGTTGTCGCGCTCGCGTTGAAGCTCACCGGACAAAACGAAACCTACGGCGTCTCCTACGGCACCGAGGCCGGTCTCTTTCAGGAGGCAGGCGCTCCCGCCGTCGTCTGCGGCCCGGGCGACATCGCGCAGGCCCACACCGCCGACGAGTGGATCGCCGAAAGCCAGATTGCGAAATGCATGGATTTTCTCGACCGCCTCGGCGACTGGGCCGAGACGTGA
- the apaG gene encoding Co2+/Mg2+ efflux protein ApaG: MSKSTPTTPTKRQAADDFHAYESTTRGIRIRVEPKYMEEQSSPEDSHFVWSYAVEISNDGNETVQLRSRMWRITDAHGRTEEVRGAGVVGQTPVIEPGRAFHYTSGCPLKTPQGIMVGSYQMTDEAGQLFEVAIPAFSLDSPYTRRSMN; this comes from the coding sequence ATGAGTAAAAGTACGCCGACAACGCCGACAAAACGGCAGGCCGCTGACGACTTTCACGCCTACGAATCGACGACGCGCGGCATCCGCATCCGCGTCGAGCCGAAGTACATGGAAGAGCAGTCCTCTCCCGAGGACAGCCATTTCGTCTGGTCCTACGCCGTCGAAATCTCCAATGACGGCAACGAGACCGTGCAGCTTCGCTCGCGCATGTGGCGGATCACCGACGCGCACGGCCGCACCGAAGAAGTGCGCGGCGCCGGCGTCGTCGGCCAGACGCCCGTCATCGAGCCGGGCAGGGCATTTCACTACACGTCGGGTTGCCCACTCAAGACGCCGCAAGGCATCATGGTCGGCAGCTATCAGATGACCGACGAGGCTGGCCAGCTTTTCGAAGTGGCCATTCCGGCGTTCTCGCTCGATAGCCCCTACACGCGACGCAGCATGAACTGA
- the metZ gene encoding O-succinylhomoserine sulfhydrylase, with protein sequence MANDEKFPNNNPAWRPETALVHAGITRSHWGETSEGLFLTQGFVYDSAEQAEARFKQEDPGYQYTRFGNPTISMFEDRLKIFEGAEECRATATGMAAVTAAILSYVKTGDHIVAARALFGSCRYIVETLCPRFGIEATLIDGKDLDAWKAAIRPNTKMFFFETPSNPTLELVDIAGVCKIAHDNGIFTIVDNVFATPMLQRPLALGADIVVYSTTKHIDGQGRCLGGAVLGKTDFVGKYVQEWLRQTGPSMSPFNAWVMLKGLETLPIRVKAQCETAAKIADVLTGLKGVTRVIYPGRADHPQAALAAKQMPGGGQMVAFEVEGGKAGAFRCLNALRIIRISNNLGDAKSLVTHPATTTHFRLTPDQRSELGISDGMIRLSIGLEAAEDLADDLANAMKTMTG encoded by the coding sequence ATGGCGAATGACGAGAAGTTCCCGAACAACAATCCGGCCTGGCGGCCTGAGACGGCGCTCGTGCATGCGGGCATCACCCGCTCGCACTGGGGCGAGACGTCCGAAGGTCTGTTTCTGACGCAGGGCTTCGTCTACGACAGCGCCGAGCAGGCGGAAGCCCGCTTCAAGCAGGAAGATCCAGGCTATCAATACACGCGCTTCGGCAATCCGACGATTTCGATGTTCGAAGATCGCCTGAAGATCTTCGAAGGCGCCGAGGAATGCCGCGCCACCGCGACCGGCATGGCCGCCGTCACCGCCGCGATCCTGTCTTACGTCAAAACCGGCGATCACATCGTCGCCGCCCGCGCGCTGTTCGGATCGTGCCGTTACATCGTCGAAACGCTGTGTCCGCGCTTCGGCATCGAGGCGACGCTGATCGACGGCAAGGACCTCGACGCGTGGAAGGCAGCCATTCGCCCGAATACCAAGATGTTCTTCTTCGAGACGCCGTCGAACCCGACGCTCGAACTCGTCGATATCGCCGGCGTCTGCAAAATCGCCCACGACAACGGCATCTTCACGATCGTGGACAATGTTTTTGCAACCCCGATGCTGCAACGGCCGCTGGCGCTCGGCGCCGATATCGTCGTCTACTCCACGACGAAGCACATCGACGGCCAGGGCCGCTGCCTCGGCGGCGCCGTGCTCGGCAAGACCGACTTCGTCGGCAAGTATGTCCAGGAATGGCTGCGCCAGACCGGCCCGTCGATGAGCCCGTTCAACGCCTGGGTCATGCTGAAAGGCCTTGAAACACTGCCGATCCGCGTGAAAGCCCAATGCGAAACGGCAGCCAAGATCGCCGATGTGCTGACCGGCCTCAAAGGCGTGACGCGTGTGATTTACCCTGGCCGCGCCGACCATCCGCAGGCGGCGCTTGCAGCCAAGCAGATGCCGGGCGGCGGCCAGATGGTCGCCTTCGAGGTCGAAGGCGGCAAAGCCGGTGCATTCCGGTGCCTTAACGCGCTCCGCATCATCCGTATTTCCAACAATCTCGGCGATGCCAAGAGCCTCGTTACGCACCCGGCCACAACGACGCATTTCCGCCTGACGCCCGACCAGCGCTCGGAACTCGGCATTAGTGATGGTATGATCCGTCTTTCGATCGGGCTTGAAGCCGCTGAAGATTTGGCGGACGATCTCGCCAACGCGATGAAGACGATGACGGGGTGA
- a CDS encoding 2'-deoxycytidine 5'-triphosphate deaminase, with the protein MTKAEKSTSVHKRRERAVGILPSQAISHMIADGEIVLAEPPAEGQVQPASLDLRLGAVAYRVRASFLPRPGGKVQGKLDELALHTISLSQGAVLETGCVYIVPLLETLALPADIEASANPKSSTGRLDVFTRVIADGVGAFDQIPRGYHGPLYAEICPQTFPIVVRKGSRLSQIRFRNGPAADSDEVLRELHAKERLVSAQDADIAGGIALTVDLSGHGDGLVGFRARRHTGVVDVDRVGAYPIEDYWDPIHVKDKHRLILDPDQFYILASKEAVHVPPTHAAEMVPFNPLVGEFRVHYAGFMDPGFGHAAAGGNGSRVVLEVRSHKVPFILEDGQIIGRLIYERMIETPATLYGQGLKSNYQGQGLKLSKHFK; encoded by the coding sequence ATGACCAAAGCAGAAAAATCCACGTCAGTGCATAAACGGCGCGAGCGCGCGGTCGGTATTCTGCCGTCGCAGGCGATTTCACACATGATCGCGGACGGGGAGATCGTGCTGGCGGAGCCGCCCGCGGAAGGTCAGGTACAGCCTGCAAGTCTCGATCTGCGGCTTGGCGCGGTTGCCTATCGCGTGCGTGCGAGCTTTCTGCCGCGTCCGGGCGGCAAGGTGCAGGGCAAGCTCGATGAATTGGCGTTGCATACGATTAGCCTCAGTCAGGGTGCGGTTCTCGAAACGGGCTGCGTCTATATCGTGCCGTTGCTCGAAACGCTGGCGCTTCCGGCGGATATCGAAGCCTCGGCAAACCCGAAAAGCTCAACCGGACGACTTGACGTGTTTACGCGCGTCATCGCGGATGGCGTCGGCGCGTTCGATCAGATTCCGCGCGGGTATCACGGGCCGCTTTATGCCGAGATCTGTCCGCAGACGTTTCCCATCGTGGTGCGTAAGGGATCGCGGCTGTCGCAAATTCGGTTCCGCAACGGGCCCGCCGCCGACAGCGACGAGGTACTGCGCGAGCTTCACGCCAAGGAACGATTGGTTTCGGCGCAGGACGCGGATATTGCAGGCGGCATCGCGCTGACCGTCGATCTTTCAGGTCACGGAGACGGTTTGGTCGGGTTTCGCGCGCGGCGGCATACGGGTGTCGTCGATGTCGATCGCGTCGGCGCCTATCCGATCGAAGATTATTGGGATCCGATCCACGTCAAGGATAAGCACCGGCTGATCCTCGATCCGGATCAGTTCTATATTCTGGCTTCGAAAGAAGCCGTGCATGTGCCGCCGACACACGCGGCCGAGATGGTGCCGTTCAACCCGCTGGTCGGCGAGTTTCGCGTGCATTATGCGGGTTTCATGGACCCAGGCTTCGGGCATGCCGCGGCGGGTGGCAACGGATCACGCGTCGTGCTGGAAGTTCGCTCGCACAAAGTGCCGTTCATTCTCGAAGACGGGCAAATCATTGGCAGGCTGATCTACGAGCGCATGATCGAGACGCCCGCGACGCTCTACGGTCAGGGCCTCAAATCGAACTATCAAGGCCAGGGCCTGAAGCTCTCGAAGCATTTTAAGTAG
- a CDS encoding DUF1428 domain-containing protein has product MSYVDGFVVPVPFERLKDYRKLSKRAGKVWREHGALAYVECVGDDVPPGKHTSFTKAVKLKDGEVVVFSWIVFNSRAHRDAVNKKVMSDPRFATLMKVTPFDGKRLIYGGFKPIIEM; this is encoded by the coding sequence ATGAGCTACGTCGACGGTTTTGTCGTCCCGGTCCCATTCGAGAGATTGAAAGATTACCGCAAGCTGTCGAAACGAGCCGGCAAGGTTTGGCGCGAGCACGGCGCGCTCGCCTACGTCGAATGCGTCGGCGATGACGTCCCGCCCGGCAAGCACACATCGTTTACGAAGGCCGTCAAACTGAAGGACGGCGAGGTCGTCGTCTTTTCCTGGATCGTCTTCAATTCGCGCGCGCACCGCGACGCCGTGAACAAGAAGGTAATGAGCGATCCACGCTTCGCCACCCTGATGAAAGTCACCCCCTTCGACGGCAAACGCCTGATCTACGGCGGCTTCAAACCGATCATCGAGATGTAA
- a CDS encoding helix-turn-helix transcriptional regulator, with the protein MQRPFVHPAVEDVTLESVLYALADPTRLEIVKTLATGGCAMNCSKAAPADLPKSTQSHHFQVLREAGLIRSERRGTEVVNSLRCAELDKRFPGVIASILKASEKSKKR; encoded by the coding sequence ATGCAGAGGCCCTTTGTTCATCCCGCCGTTGAAGACGTGACGCTTGAGAGCGTGCTCTATGCGCTCGCCGATCCGACACGCCTTGAGATCGTGAAAACGCTGGCGACCGGCGGTTGTGCCATGAACTGTTCCAAGGCCGCGCCGGCCGATCTGCCGAAATCGACGCAGTCGCATCATTTCCAGGTGCTGCGCGAGGCGGGCCTGATCCGTTCTGAACGTCGCGGCACCGAAGTCGTCAATTCGCTGCGTTGCGCAGAGCTCGACAAGCGTTTTCCGGGCGTCATCGCGTCGATCCTCAAAGCCAGCGAGAAATCGAAGAAACGCTAA
- a CDS encoding SDR family NAD(P)-dependent oxidoreductase, whose protein sequence is MSKSLAGKIAVVTGASRGIGRSIAETLAAEGALVAVHYGKSKAGADEVVAKIKASGGDAFAVGADLTKKGAAQALFAGVDQELKQRTGDTKFDILVNNAGIAPFVGFNETTEDVFDEIYNVNVKSLFFITQEAVKRLKDNGRIISTSSGVVRTPLPAVAAYSMLKAPLDNLAKSLAVELGPRGITVNTVAPGVINTDMAADFVSNPEGQAFAIGKQALKRIGQPEDVADVVAFLASSKSRWITGQTVDVTGGSVLTF, encoded by the coding sequence ATGTCCAAATCTCTTGCCGGAAAGATCGCAGTCGTCACTGGCGCCAGCCGTGGCATCGGGCGCAGCATTGCCGAAACGCTCGCGGCGGAAGGCGCGCTGGTCGCCGTCCATTATGGAAAAAGCAAAGCCGGGGCCGATGAAGTCGTCGCAAAGATCAAGGCCAGCGGCGGGGATGCCTTCGCAGTCGGCGCCGATCTGACGAAGAAGGGCGCGGCCCAGGCGTTGTTCGCTGGCGTCGATCAGGAGTTGAAGCAGCGCACGGGCGACACGAAGTTCGATATTCTCGTCAATAATGCGGGCATCGCGCCGTTCGTCGGTTTCAACGAGACGACCGAAGACGTTTTCGATGAGATCTACAACGTCAACGTCAAATCTCTGTTCTTTATCACGCAAGAAGCGGTCAAACGCCTCAAAGACAACGGGCGCATCATCTCGACATCCTCCGGTGTCGTCCGCACGCCGCTTCCGGCCGTTGCAGCCTATTCGATGCTCAAAGCTCCTCTCGATAATCTGGCGAAATCCTTGGCGGTGGAACTCGGACCGCGAGGCATTACCGTCAATACCGTGGCACCGGGCGTCATCAATACGGATATGGCCGCCGACTTTGTCAGCAATCCCGAGGGGCAGGCATTTGCGATCGGGAAGCAGGCACTGAAACGTATCGGTCAGCCCGAAGACGTCGCCGATGTCGTCGCCTTTCTGGCCAGTTCGAAGTCGCGTTGGATTACCGGTCAGACGGTCGATGTCACCGGCGGAAGCGTGCTGACCTTCTGA
- a CDS encoding HU family DNA-binding protein, producing the protein MAKAAAPAKKAPAKAPAKAKIDTVTLKHMAATLAETHEIPKKQSVALLEDLVAQIAKNLKKGARIRIGGLGVLQVRKRPARMGRNPATGEAIKIKASKKIAFRAAKELKESI; encoded by the coding sequence ATGGCAAAGGCAGCAGCGCCAGCAAAGAAAGCACCAGCCAAAGCGCCAGCTAAGGCTAAGATCGATACCGTCACGTTGAAGCACATGGCCGCGACGCTCGCGGAAACGCATGAGATTCCGAAGAAGCAGTCGGTTGCACTGCTCGAAGATCTCGTTGCTCAGATCGCGAAGAACCTCAAGAAGGGCGCGCGCATCCGTATCGGTGGCCTCGGCGTTCTTCAGGTCCGCAAGCGCCCGGCACGCATGGGCCGCAACCCGGCAACGGGCGAAGCCATCAAGATCAAGGCTTCGAAGAAGATCGCTTTCCGCGCCGCGAAAGAGCTGAAAGAGTCGATCTAA
- the dapE gene encoding succinyl-diaminopimelate desuccinylase: MTLVPTDPVALAQALIRCESVTPDEAGALTLLQNVLEPAGFTCHRLVFSEPGTPDVDNLYARLGTGRPHLSFAGHTDVVPVGNEAAWTVPPFAGEVRDGILYGRGAVDMKGCVAAFLAAAMKYIHHYNGLPRGSLSFIITGDEEGPSINGTMKILDWLKARDEVVDACLVGEPSNPKALGDEIRIGRRGSLTIDLIVHGKQGHSAYPQLADNPVPKLARIIDRLSTTKLDDGTENFQPSDLQVTVVSVPNTATNVIPGRAVARANIRYNDAWTRPKIEDWVSKTVAAAAKEVDAKYDLEFSGTGDVFLTKPGPLVSTLKDAVKSVTGRTPALTTGGGTSDARFIRDICPVVEFGLVNATIHQVDEHTSISDLETLTTIYERFITNYFRNG, from the coding sequence ATGACCCTCGTTCCGACAGATCCCGTAGCGCTCGCGCAGGCTCTCATTCGCTGCGAAAGCGTCACGCCCGACGAAGCCGGCGCTCTGACGCTGCTGCAAAACGTGCTCGAACCGGCCGGTTTCACGTGCCATCGTCTCGTGTTCTCGGAACCCGGCACGCCCGACGTCGATAACCTCTATGCGCGCCTGGGTACCGGCAGACCGCATCTTTCGTTTGCTGGCCATACCGACGTCGTTCCCGTCGGCAACGAAGCGGCCTGGACGGTCCCCCCATTTGCCGGAGAAGTGCGCGACGGTATTCTCTACGGTCGCGGCGCTGTCGATATGAAAGGCTGCGTCGCCGCGTTCCTCGCCGCCGCCATGAAGTACATTCATCACTACAATGGCCTGCCGCGCGGCTCATTGTCGTTCATCATCACGGGCGACGAAGAAGGCCCGTCGATCAACGGCACGATGAAAATTCTCGACTGGCTGAAAGCGCGTGACGAAGTCGTCGATGCCTGTCTCGTCGGCGAACCGTCGAACCCGAAAGCTTTAGGTGATGAAATCCGCATCGGGCGGCGGGGCTCGCTGACAATCGATCTTATCGTGCACGGCAAGCAGGGCCACTCGGCCTATCCGCAGCTCGCGGACAATCCGGTGCCGAAGCTCGCGCGCATCATCGACCGGCTGTCGACCACGAAACTCGACGACGGCACCGAAAACTTCCAACCGTCGGACTTGCAGGTGACGGTCGTCTCCGTGCCGAACACAGCGACGAACGTCATCCCCGGCCGCGCAGTGGCGCGCGCGAATATTCGCTATAACGACGCCTGGACGCGCCCCAAGATCGAAGACTGGGTCAGCAAGACGGTCGCCGCCGCCGCAAAAGAAGTCGACGCCAAATACGATCTTGAATTTTCCGGTACCGGCGACGTCTTCCTGACGAAGCCCGGCCCGCTTGTTTCCACACTGAAAGACGCGGTCAAATCCGTCACCGGCCGGACGCCCGCGCTGACGACCGGCGGCGGCACGTCGGATGCGCGTTTCATCAGAGATATTTGCCCTGTGGTCGAGTTCGGCCTCGTCAACGCCACGATCCATCAGGTCGACGAGCACACGAGCATCTCCGATCTCGAAACCCTGACGACGATCTACGAACGCTTCATCACGAATTATTTCCGCAACGGCTGA
- the dapD gene encoding 2,3,4,5-tetrahydropyridine-2,6-dicarboxylate N-succinyltransferase: MTNDALKSTIEAAWEARDGISFDTKGEVRDAVETALNLLDNGQVRVAEKVNGAWTVNQWLKKAVLLSFRLNDMEMISGGPAGSYFWDKVPPKFAGWTEADFRKGGFRVLPGAVVRRSAYIAPGAVVLPAFINLGAYVDSGTMVDTWATVGSCAQIGKNCHISGGAGIGGVLEPLQAGPVVIEDNCFIGARAEVAEGVEVGEGSVLSMGVYLGASTTIIDRATGEKFFGKVPPYSVVVSGTMPGKQLPNGEPGPNLYCAVIVKRVDAKTRSKTSINELLRD; encoded by the coding sequence ATGACGAACGATGCGCTGAAATCCACCATTGAAGCGGCATGGGAGGCCCGTGACGGCATTTCGTTCGACACCAAAGGCGAAGTCCGCGACGCCGTCGAAACGGCCCTGAACCTCTTGGACAACGGCCAGGTCCGCGTCGCCGAGAAGGTGAACGGCGCTTGGACCGTCAACCAGTGGCTGAAGAAGGCCGTTCTTTTGTCCTTCCGCCTCAATGACATGGAGATGATCTCGGGCGGCCCGGCCGGGAGCTACTTCTGGGACAAGGTGCCTCCGAAGTTCGCAGGCTGGACCGAAGCTGATTTCCGCAAGGGCGGTTTCCGCGTCCTGCCCGGCGCAGTCGTCCGCCGCTCGGCCTACATCGCCCCCGGCGCAGTCGTGCTGCCCGCCTTCATCAATCTCGGCGCCTACGTTGACAGCGGCACCATGGTCGACACCTGGGCGACGGTCGGAAGCTGCGCGCAGATCGGTAAGAACTGCCACATTTCAGGCGGCGCCGGCATCGGCGGCGTGCTCGAACCGCTCCAGGCCGGTCCGGTCGTGATTGAAGACAACTGCTTCATCGGCGCCCGCGCCGAAGTGGCCGAAGGCGTCGAAGTCGGCGAAGGCTCCGTGTTGTCGATGGGCGTCTACCTCGGCGCTTCGACGACGATCATCGACCGCGCCACGGGGGAAAAATTCTTCGGCAAGGTGCCGCCCTATTCCGTAGTCGTCTCGGGAACGATGCCGGGCAAGCAGCTGCCCAACGGCGAGCCGGGCCCGAACCTCTACTGCGCCGTCATCGTCAAGCGCGTCGATGCCAAGACCCGCTCGAAGACCAGCATCAACGAACTCTTGCGGGATTGA
- a CDS encoding TlpA family protein disulfide reductase: protein MAANSKARPQKALWIVALSALAGFGAVYVIGGWFDNKATEISSAAAQDSSAPAVGASGNSSFKLGEMAAFVTKKPPEALPDITFEDAAGKEVHLSSFKGKTILLNLWATWCGPCREEMPALNKLQKEMGSDKFEVVTLSLDRGGYEASRKFLDELKATDVHLYADPTAKQGMALKLIGMPTTILINKDGLEVGRLAGSAKWDSADAKKLIETAIN, encoded by the coding sequence ATGGCAGCGAACAGTAAGGCACGGCCGCAGAAAGCACTTTGGATCGTGGCGCTGTCGGCGCTTGCCGGGTTCGGCGCCGTATACGTCATCGGGGGCTGGTTCGACAACAAAGCGACGGAGATTTCTAGTGCCGCAGCCCAGGATTCATCCGCTCCGGCCGTCGGTGCGTCGGGCAACTCGTCCTTCAAGCTCGGCGAGATGGCGGCATTTGTGACGAAGAAGCCGCCCGAAGCGCTCCCCGACATCACCTTCGAGGACGCCGCCGGGAAAGAAGTTCACCTGTCGAGCTTCAAGGGCAAGACGATCCTGTTGAACCTGTGGGCGACGTGGTGCGGGCCTTGCCGCGAAGAAATGCCCGCGCTGAACAAGCTGCAAAAGGAAATGGGCAGCGACAAATTCGAGGTCGTCACGCTCAGCCTCGACCGCGGCGGCTACGAAGCCTCCCGCAAATTTCTCGACGAGCTGAAAGCCACCGACGTGCACCTCTACGCCGATCCGACGGCGAAACAGGGCATGGCCCTGAAGCTGATCGGCATGCCGACGACGATCCTGATCAACAAGGACGGCTTGGAAGTCGGTCGACTGGCAGGCTCGGCGAAATGGGATTCCGCTGACGCCAAAAAGCTCATCGAAACCGCGATCAATTAA
- the argH gene encoding argininosuccinate lyase — MTDKPANAMWGGRFAMSPAEIMQEINASIGFDKALAPQDIRGSKAHAEMLAEAGIITKADAREIAKGLDKIKAEIDAGTFTFSRALEDVHMNVESRLKDLIGAAAGRLHTARSRNDQVATDFRLFVRDAIDGIDVALAAVQQALAEKAEAHAATVMPGFTHLQPAQPVTFGHHLLAYVEMIARDRGRFADARKRLNESPLGSAALAGTSFPIDREKTAESLGFDRPMANSLDGVSDRDFAMETLAAATITAVHFSRLAEEIVIWMTPQFGFVKLSDRFTTGSSIMPQKRNPDAAELARAKVGRIASAFQGLVIVMKGLPLAYSKDMQEDKETTFDALSSLRLVMAAMAGMISDLEPNADAMRAAAGRGYSTATDLADWLVRELKMPFREAHHVTGSIVKVAETKGIDLEQLSLEEMQKVEPRITKAVFSVLSVENSVKSRTSYGGTAPQNVAKMARQWLRRLEKARQKG, encoded by the coding sequence GTGACCGACAAGCCCGCCAATGCCATGTGGGGTGGCCGTTTTGCAATGTCTCCCGCGGAGATCATGCAGGAGATAAATGCCTCGATCGGCTTCGACAAGGCGCTTGCCCCGCAAGACATTCGCGGCTCGAAGGCGCATGCGGAGATGTTAGCCGAAGCGGGCATCATCACGAAGGCCGACGCGCGCGAGATTGCAAAGGGTCTGGACAAGATCAAGGCGGAGATCGACGCTGGGACGTTCACGTTTTCGCGTGCGCTCGAAGACGTGCACATGAACGTCGAGAGCCGTCTTAAGGATCTTATCGGTGCAGCGGCGGGGCGGTTGCACACGGCGCGCTCGCGCAACGACCAGGTTGCGACCGATTTCCGGCTCTTTGTGCGCGATGCGATTGACGGCATCGACGTGGCGCTTGCCGCGGTCCAGCAGGCGCTGGCGGAGAAGGCGGAAGCGCATGCGGCGACCGTCATGCCCGGCTTCACGCATCTGCAACCCGCGCAGCCTGTGACGTTCGGTCATCATCTGCTGGCCTACGTCGAAATGATCGCGCGCGATCGCGGTCGCTTTGCCGATGCGCGCAAACGTCTCAATGAAAGTCCGCTTGGGTCTGCGGCGCTGGCGGGAACGTCATTCCCCATCGACCGTGAAAAGACAGCCGAGTCGCTGGGCTTCGACCGGCCGATGGCGAACTCGCTCGACGGCGTGTCGGACCGCGATTTCGCGATGGAGACGCTGGCGGCCGCCACCATTACAGCGGTGCATTTCTCGCGGCTTGCAGAAGAAATCGTGATCTGGATGACGCCGCAGTTCGGCTTCGTGAAGCTTTCCGACCGCTTCACGACGGGCTCGTCGATCATGCCGCAGAAGCGCAATCCGGATGCGGCCGAGCTGGCGCGCGCCAAGGTTGGGCGCATCGCGTCGGCGTTCCAGGGTCTCGTCATCGTGATGAAGGGGCTGCCGCTCGCCTATTCGAAGGACATGCAGGAAGACAAGGAGACGACGTTCGACGCGCTGTCGAGCCTGCGTCTCGTGATGGCGGCGATGGCGGGCATGATCTCCGACCTCGAACCCAATGCGGACGCCATGCGGGCCGCTGCAGGGCGCGGTTATTCGACGGCGACCGATCTTGCCGACTGGCTCGTTCGCGAACTCAAGATGCCGTTCCGCGAGGCGCACCACGTCACGGGCTCGATCGTCAAGGTCGCCGAGACGAAAGGCATTGATCTCGAACAGCTTTCACTCGAAGAGATGCAAAAGGTCGAGCCGCGCATCACAAAAGCCGTATTCTCGGTGCTGTCTGTGGAAAACTCGGTGAAAAGCCGGACCAGTTATGGGGGAACCGCGCCACAGAACGTCGCCAAAATGGCGCGCCAGTGGCTTCGGCGGTTGGAAAAGGCCCGGCAGAAGGGCTAA